CCGCGACTTCCGCGGCGATTCCAGGTGAGTCAAGAATGGATCTCGTTCTACTTGCCGCCTTCGGCGGTTCCGGCATCGTCGGTTTCGGCTTCGGCGCCGCTGCAACCTTGGGAGGCTCCACTTTTACCGGGGGAACCTCTGCAACAACACGCGGAAATCGAATCGATTGAACGATCTCTTGCCACTTATATGGAGGCAAATTGGCGTCAGCCGTCGCCAACAAAATGCAAACCGCCTTTTGATCTGAAACGTAAACGCCGAAGTTCCGCGTGCGTCGCGACGGCATCTCAAACATCACCATGAAAGCGGGATGGCCGTTGATCATCGTATTGTGCTGGCGCGGATTTTTGACCTGGCTTTCGTCGGGGGGAAGTGGACGAACGCGCTGCTTGGCCGCTTCGATCGCCTCCTTGTCGGTGTCGTTCCCTGTCCGCGGCACGATGATCAATTTGACCTCGGTAAAGACGCCGCGTGAGACATCGTATTCCGTGGGAACTTCCCAGCGAAATTGCTCAAGCCCGGCGACTTGCTCCCGCTTGATCGGTCCTGCCGGAAACGTCAATTCGATCGGGTAATTTTTAGGGCGAAAACCCTGGCTCTGATTCGGATCGGTCATTCCCGAATCAGCGGCAAACGGAGCAGCACCCGTCGCAGAAACGCTTGAATCAGATCCCGCTTCGCCCTCTAACGCAACAGCCTCTGGCGTTGGCGGGGCTTGACGCGAACTCGACTGACTGGCGACATCCCAGGCGTACAGTCCGGCGATCGCCAGGCCGCCGATCAAAACAACAACCCCCAACAAACCGCCGCCAACCATCAATAGGGTCCGCATCGCTTGTTGACCGCTAGCGGAACTTCGTCGTTTCGGCGGCGGCGCTAACGTGATCTCGTCGGCGAACACGTCATCCAGCCCGCTAAGCAGATCTTCCGGGGGAGACGGCGCCGCAGATTCTGGCGCGACCGCAGCGATCTCGATCACTGCGGCTTTGCACTTCGGACAACGAATCTTGCGGCCGGCGAATTTATCGGCTACCTGAAACGCTCCGCGACATTGCGGACACTCGACCGGAATCGGCATTATTTGCCCCTGATTTGAAATTGACGAGAAATTTCGTGATATCCCGCCGCGGCGGGAAAATCAAGTCAAATCCAGGTGAATCAGGCCGCGGCGGCGGAGGCGAACTATTCGACCGTGACGCTCTTCGCCAGATTGCGCGGCTTATCCACATCGCAGCCGCGCAGCTGCGCGATGTGATAGGCCAACAGTTGCAGCGGGATGATCGAAACGATCGGTTGTAAAAATTCGTCGACCATCGGAATCCGGATCACGTCGTCGGCGATCTTAGCGACCTGGTCGTCATCTTCGCTGGCGATCGCGATCACCGGACCGCTGCGAGCCTTGATCTCTTCCAGGTTTGACATCACTTTATCGTAGACGACGCCGCGCGGCATGATAAAGACGCTCGGCGTTTGCTCGTCGACCAGCGCGATCGGTCCATGTTTCAGCTCGGCGGCAGGGTAGCCTTCGGCATGGATGTAGCTGATTTCTTTCAGCTTGAGCGCGCCTTCCAGCGCTGTCGGAAAATTAAAGTGCCGACCGAGATACAGAAAGTTAGTCGCCGATTGGTACTTCTCGGCGATTTTGCGTGCGGTGTCGTTCGACTCGAGCGCCTTCTCGACCGCGGCAGGCAATTTCTGCAGCGACTCGATGATGCG
The nucleotide sequence above comes from Blastopirellula sp. J2-11. Encoded proteins:
- a CDS encoding zinc-ribbon domain-containing protein, yielding MPIPVECPQCRGAFQVADKFAGRKIRCPKCKAAVIEIAAVAPESAAPSPPEDLLSGLDDVFADEITLAPPPKRRSSASGQQAMRTLLMVGGGLLGVVVLIGGLAIAGLYAWDVASQSSSRQAPPTPEAVALEGEAGSDSSVSATGAAPFAADSGMTDPNQSQGFRPKNYPIELTFPAGPIKREQVAGLEQFRWEVPTEYDVSRGVFTEVKLIIVPRTGNDTDKEAIEAAKQRVRPLPPDESQVKNPRQHNTMINGHPAFMVMFEMPSRRTRNFGVYVSDQKAVCILLATADANLPPYKWQEIVQSIRFPRVVAEVPPVKVEPPKVAAAPKPKPTMPEPPKAASRTRSILDSPGIAAEVAAFWSGGVKMRSSLHPFEIEFPSNKVIAFPKARNEDGKKTAVHYLQRLDSGLVDGEFILTNDLTRFFATVVDVRVGPRPEDKTDEELVKSLIDTASRGIAQGVLMEAKETQHEGYIAVDMASAIESDIAGVVVFERYRVILHPTGVYLVMVRGKKASAGGDRFINSFHFLDEPGKPGDGSRLIPVAVFDGALPTRRNLAGQADPDGRYFLWEEIPVQ